A genomic segment from Bacillus cereus G9842 encodes:
- the ccdA gene encoding cytochrome c-type biogenesis protein CcdA, which yields MQDISIFLAFGAGFLSFISPCCLPLYPAFLSYITGMSVSELKEENAMLRKRSMIHTAFFLLGFSIIFIAIGFGTSFIGGIFTDYKDLIRQLGGIFIIVFGLIIVGVFKPKFLMQDRKFTFKNRPSGYFGSVLIGLAFAAGWTPCTGPILVSVIGLAATNPESAMIYMIAYILGFAIPFFVLSFFITKMSWIKRNSMAFMKIGGYIMIVMGVFLYFNWMTKIIVYFSSLFGGFTGF from the coding sequence ATGCAAGATATTAGTATTTTTTTAGCGTTTGGCGCCGGGTTCTTATCATTTATTTCCCCATGTTGCTTACCGCTTTATCCGGCATTTTTATCGTACATAACAGGTATGTCGGTTTCTGAATTGAAAGAAGAAAATGCAATGCTTCGCAAAAGAAGTATGATACATACAGCGTTTTTCTTACTTGGATTTTCAATTATATTTATTGCAATTGGATTTGGTACAAGTTTTATTGGAGGAATCTTTACTGACTATAAAGATTTAATCAGACAGTTAGGTGGTATCTTTATCATCGTGTTCGGCTTAATTATTGTCGGGGTGTTTAAGCCGAAATTTTTAATGCAAGACCGTAAATTTACATTTAAAAATCGTCCAAGTGGCTATTTTGGATCAGTACTAATTGGATTAGCCTTTGCAGCAGGATGGACGCCATGTACCGGACCAATTCTAGTGTCCGTAATTGGATTAGCAGCAACAAACCCAGAATCTGCAATGATTTACATGATTGCTTACATACTTGGATTTGCTATCCCGTTTTTCGTACTGTCATTCTTTATTACGAAAATGTCTTGGATTAAAAGAAATAGTATGGCCTTCATGAAAATCGGAGGATATATTATGATTGTTATGGGTGTCTTCTTATACTTTAACTGGATGACGAAAATTATCGTATATTTCTCAAGTTTATTTGGTGGTTTTACCGGTTTTTAG
- a CDS encoding peptidase T — translation MHLSFFYIIEGNENVLLETVGKCGFSYCHVVKVISRIVHSIFMCFCYNI, via the coding sequence ATCCATTTGAGTTTTTTCTATATAATAGAAGGAAATGAAAACGTTTTATTAGAAACTGTGGGGAAGTGTGGTTTTTCTTATTGCCACGTTGTAAAAGTGATTTCACGAATTGTTCATAGTATTTTTATGTGTTTTTGTTACAATATTTAG
- a CDS encoding EamA family transporter produces the protein MLRYSLLVLLGACSYGILAIFVKLAYAEGFSLGEVIGSQYLFGWIILLAITLLFSRHRVPLKQALLLFVAGTSASFTGIFYYASLKTVPASIAIILLFQFVWVGIIIEAVATKTLPSREKVISVIFLLVGTFLSSGLLEQSAGAFDTTGIILGLLSAVTFATYIFVSGKVAVEVPSLPRGVLLMTGALTLVMIVFPPTFIFNGAISQGLWKYGLGLGTFSIVIPSIAFTIGIPKIGSGLATILGAAELPVTTIMSVFVLKEAVLSSQWFGVSLILIGIAIPQIAYAMRGRGRYRKHHTHKKIAA, from the coding sequence ATGCTTCGTTATTCTCTTTTAGTTTTATTAGGAGCGTGTAGTTATGGAATTTTAGCTATTTTTGTTAAGCTTGCATATGCAGAAGGATTTTCACTTGGAGAAGTAATTGGCAGCCAATATTTGTTCGGTTGGATTATTTTGCTTGCTATTACACTTCTATTTTCTAGACATCGCGTTCCTTTAAAGCAAGCATTACTTTTATTCGTTGCAGGAACATCTGCAAGTTTTACCGGAATTTTTTATTATGCTTCATTAAAAACTGTACCAGCTTCTATTGCAATTATTCTTTTATTCCAATTCGTTTGGGTCGGAATTATCATTGAAGCAGTCGCAACAAAAACATTACCTTCAAGAGAAAAAGTTATTTCTGTTATTTTCTTACTTGTAGGGACATTTTTATCCAGTGGTTTACTAGAACAATCAGCAGGTGCTTTCGATACGACTGGAATCATTTTAGGTTTATTATCTGCTGTTACATTCGCAACATACATTTTCGTGAGCGGAAAAGTTGCTGTTGAAGTACCTTCATTACCGCGCGGTGTTCTCTTAATGACTGGTGCTTTAACTTTAGTCATGATTGTATTTCCACCAACATTTATTTTTAATGGTGCCATTTCTCAAGGTCTTTGGAAATACGGTTTAGGATTAGGAACATTTAGTATCGTAATTCCATCTATTGCCTTTACAATCGGAATTCCAAAAATCGGTTCTGGCTTAGCGACTATTCTTGGTGCAGCGGAACTACCGGTTACAACAATTATGTCAGTATTCGTTTTAAAAGAGGCTGTACTATCTTCACAATGGTTCGGTGTATCACTTATTTTAATCGGGATTGCAATCCCGCAAATTGCATACGCAATGCGTGGACGCGGACGTTATCGTAAACATCATACGCATAAAAAAATAGCAGCATGA
- a CDS encoding M20 peptidase aminoacylase family protein translates to MVSISNQLKEKLISIRRHLHEYPELSYEEFETTKAIKNWLEEKNITIIDSNLETGIIAEVSGNKNGPIVAVRADIDALPIQEETHLSYASKVPGKMHACGHDFHTAAILGTAFLLKERESSLNGTVRFIFQPAEESSNGACKVINAGHLRNVQAIFGMHNKPDLSVGTIGIKDGPLMAGVDRFEIEIHGVGTHAAVPDAGVDPIVASSQIVMALQTIVSRNISSSHNAVVSVTNIHAGNTWNVIPAKATLEGTIRTFQAETREKIPALMERIIKGVSDALGVKTEFRFYSGPPAVHNDKALTDLSTHVATKMNLNIISPSPSMAGEDFSFYQQEIPGSFVFMGTSGTHEWHHPAFTINEEALPISAEYFALLAERALKQFS, encoded by the coding sequence ATGGTATCTATTTCAAATCAACTAAAAGAAAAACTTATTTCCATCCGTCGACATTTACATGAGTATCCAGAACTATCATATGAAGAGTTCGAAACAACAAAAGCAATAAAAAATTGGTTAGAAGAAAAAAACATTACTATCATTGATTCCAATTTAGAAACAGGAATTATCGCTGAAGTGTCTGGTAATAAAAACGGACCAATTGTAGCAGTTCGTGCTGATATTGATGCCCTTCCTATTCAAGAAGAAACACATTTGTCCTATGCATCTAAAGTACCAGGGAAAATGCATGCTTGTGGACACGATTTTCATACAGCTGCTATTTTAGGTACTGCTTTCTTATTAAAAGAAAGAGAATCTTCCCTAAATGGAACGGTTCGCTTCATATTCCAACCAGCTGAAGAAAGTAGTAATGGCGCTTGCAAAGTTATTAATGCTGGACATTTACGTAATGTGCAAGCGATTTTCGGCATGCATAATAAACCTGATTTATCAGTAGGTACAATTGGCATTAAAGATGGTCCACTGATGGCCGGAGTTGATCGATTTGAAATTGAAATTCACGGAGTTGGTACACACGCGGCTGTACCAGATGCTGGCGTAGATCCTATTGTCGCATCCTCTCAAATTGTGATGGCACTGCAAACAATTGTAAGCCGAAATATAAGTTCATCTCATAATGCAGTTGTTAGTGTTACAAATATTCATGCGGGAAATACGTGGAACGTGATTCCTGCAAAAGCTACGTTAGAAGGAACTATTCGCACGTTCCAAGCTGAAACACGTGAAAAGATCCCAGCACTCATGGAGCGTATTATTAAAGGTGTATCTGATGCATTAGGTGTAAAAACGGAATTTCGTTTTTATTCAGGTCCTCCTGCTGTTCACAACGATAAAGCTCTTACAGACTTATCTACTCACGTTGCCACAAAGATGAATCTTAATATCATCTCGCCTAGTCCGTCAATGGCTGGAGAAGATTTTTCATTTTACCAACAGGAAATACCAGGTTCATTCGTCTTTATGGGAACGAGCGGTACACATGAATGGCATCATCCTGCTTTTACAATTAATGAAGAGGCACTGCCTATAAGTGCCGAATACTTTGCTTTACTAGCCGAAAGAGCACTTAAACAATTCTCATAA
- a CDS encoding ABC transporter permease, translating to MFNLVYNELYKIFKRKRTIIPFAVIAVLIIGLGWVTVKYFEPETKGWKVDYTERTVEIEKKLGMKKEAILAEKSGDELVKEYQLKMKHLDTDTAPASSSPLSFMRDTGFIVFPILLPFILVYASTIFANEYSWGTYKFLTIRPASRFKILTAKFLAIVIFAALLFIFNMIFSALCGLVIYKFQQPAWSEFIFQDGNIIKQNIFVEASKYYVLSWLPTVVYASFAFMISVLTRSSGGAIGISLFLALSGNIALLAATRYNWAKYLLPANTDLYSISKNGSFIDGVTFPFASCMLLLYLFVFLCISYTVFLKRDLT from the coding sequence TTGTTTAATTTAGTATATAACGAACTGTATAAAATATTTAAGCGGAAGCGAACGATTATTCCATTTGCGGTTATTGCAGTATTAATAATCGGATTAGGGTGGGTTACGGTAAAGTATTTTGAACCGGAAACAAAAGGATGGAAAGTAGATTATACAGAACGTACTGTAGAAATTGAGAAAAAGCTTGGCATGAAAAAAGAAGCTATTTTAGCAGAAAAATCAGGGGATGAGCTTGTAAAAGAATACCAGCTTAAGATGAAGCATTTAGATACGGATACAGCACCGGCAAGCAGTTCTCCACTTTCTTTCATGAGAGATACAGGTTTTATCGTATTTCCAATTTTGCTCCCATTTATCCTCGTGTATGCAAGTACAATTTTTGCGAATGAATATAGCTGGGGAACATATAAATTTTTAACAATCCGTCCGGCGAGTCGATTTAAAATTTTAACAGCAAAGTTTTTAGCAATCGTTATATTTGCAGCTTTATTGTTTATATTTAATATGATTTTCTCCGCTTTATGTGGACTTGTTATTTATAAATTCCAACAGCCTGCATGGAGTGAGTTTATTTTCCAAGATGGAAATATAATAAAACAAAATATTTTTGTGGAAGCAAGTAAATATTATGTTTTATCGTGGTTACCAACGGTTGTGTATGCATCGTTTGCATTTATGATTTCTGTGTTAACGAGATCTAGTGGAGGTGCAATTGGTATTTCACTATTCCTTGCTTTATCAGGCAATATTGCGTTATTAGCAGCCACTAGATATAACTGGGCGAAATATTTATTGCCAGCAAACACAGATTTATATAGTATTTCAAAGAATGGAAGTTTTATTGATGGAGTAACATTCCCGTTTGCATCATGTATGTTACTACTTTATTTGTTCGTATTTTTATGTATTTCATATACTGTGTTTTTAAAACGTGATTTAACTTAA
- a CDS encoding ABC transporter ATP-binding protein: MTNEQSIVKVDRLTKRIGSKTLVQNISFEVKKGEVVGLLGPNGAGKTTLMRMMVGMIRMTEGEVWIDGQSVKQQFEKTAAKIGAVIETPEFYPFLSGYENLTYFGRMNGNVTEERIDEVVKLLGMGQVINRKVKAYSLGMRQRLGIAQALIHDPDVLVLDEPTNGLDPSGIHEMRMYIKKIAHEQGKAVLVSSHLLSEVELMCDRVIIIQHGEYVATQNIQHSQSEEMETIRIRVDDANKAAEMLGHDVLVKDNELIINVKDEEIPNVIRTLLEKNIQVYRVYEERKTLEEQFLELTGGKDIV; this comes from the coding sequence ATGACAAATGAACAATCAATTGTAAAAGTCGATCGGTTAACGAAGCGAATTGGCTCAAAGACACTTGTACAAAATATTAGTTTTGAAGTGAAAAAAGGCGAGGTTGTCGGTTTACTCGGACCAAACGGTGCTGGAAAAACGACTTTAATGAGAATGATGGTTGGTATGATCCGTATGACAGAAGGTGAAGTATGGATTGATGGTCAATCTGTGAAACAGCAATTTGAAAAAACCGCTGCGAAAATTGGGGCGGTAATTGAGACACCCGAATTTTATCCTTTTTTGAGCGGGTATGAAAATTTAACATATTTCGGACGAATGAATGGTAATGTGACCGAAGAACGTATCGATGAAGTAGTGAAATTGTTAGGAATGGGACAAGTAATTAATCGTAAAGTAAAAGCATATTCACTTGGCATGAGACAACGTTTAGGAATCGCTCAGGCGCTTATTCACGATCCGGATGTGTTGGTACTAGATGAACCGACGAATGGATTAGACCCTAGTGGAATACATGAAATGAGAATGTACATAAAAAAAATTGCACATGAACAAGGAAAAGCTGTACTTGTATCGAGTCACTTACTTTCAGAAGTTGAATTAATGTGTGACAGAGTTATCATTATTCAGCACGGGGAATATGTGGCTACGCAAAACATTCAGCATAGTCAAAGTGAAGAGATGGAGACGATCCGTATACGTGTAGATGATGCGAATAAAGCAGCGGAAATGTTAGGGCATGATGTTTTAGTAAAAGATAATGAATTAATTATTAACGTAAAAGATGAAGAAATCCCAAATGTTATTCGTACATTGCTTGAGAAAAACATTCAAGTGTATCGTGTATATGAAGAAAGAAAAACGTTAGAAGAGCAATTTTTAGAATTAACAGGGGGAAAAGATATTGTTTAA
- a CDS encoding RNA-guided endonuclease InsQ/TnpB family protein: MTKENPSNYKTLQIWIKKGHRMYSYFQECCHNAKNMYNTTNFYIRQVYTGLTQEKELQPLQKEVLDNIHKNIDKMNDTQLLAYRKKLEKEKLKPKEEQKEITCNLFSEPNFEKPYVDYNFLDALFKAMIQNDYRALPTQCSQSIMKGLFQNWKSFFASLKDYKKNPNKYAGTPRIPKYIRSSEKEILYTNQDCIIKNGRFLKFPKTKLQLNIGKLGFTEGKLKQVRVIPKYNEYVVELVIDVPSEQQMIEENARYMSIDLGIDNLATIVTNTGMKPVLVKGKHVKSINQYYNKMKSHFTSILRNGKQTNEGPFTSKRIEKLHQKRYLKIKDVFHKVSHHIVKLAQEEEVCKIVIGQNKSWKQETNMGKRNNQSFCHIPHNLLIQMITYKANAVGIQVVVTEESYTSKASFLDNDFIPTYGENDQNTTFSGKRIERGIYRSANKTLINADVNAAANILRKVIPNAWTNGIEGLGVKQLANVLTPLTLIVR, encoded by the coding sequence ATGACAAAGGAAAATCCATCAAACTATAAAACTCTTCAAATTTGGATTAAAAAAGGGCATCGTATGTATTCTTATTTTCAAGAATGTTGTCATAACGCTAAGAATATGTATAACACCACAAACTTTTATATACGCCAGGTGTACACTGGATTAACACAAGAAAAAGAGTTGCAGCCTTTGCAAAAAGAAGTTCTGGATAATATTCATAAAAATATTGATAAGATGAATGACACACAACTCCTTGCCTATCGGAAGAAATTGGAAAAAGAGAAATTAAAGCCTAAAGAAGAACAGAAAGAGATTACATGTAATTTGTTTTCAGAACCTAATTTTGAAAAACCTTATGTAGATTACAACTTTCTAGATGCACTATTTAAGGCTATGATTCAAAATGATTATCGAGCTTTGCCTACGCAATGTAGCCAGTCAATCATGAAGGGTTTGTTCCAAAATTGGAAATCTTTTTTTGCTAGTTTAAAAGACTATAAAAAGAATCCAAACAAATATGCTGGAACGCCTAGGATTCCAAAGTATATTCGTTCTTCTGAAAAAGAGATTCTGTATACAAACCAAGATTGTATCATTAAAAACGGTAGATTTTTAAAGTTTCCAAAGACGAAATTACAATTAAATATTGGGAAACTAGGTTTCACTGAAGGTAAACTGAAACAAGTTCGTGTGATTCCAAAATACAATGAATATGTAGTGGAATTGGTAATTGATGTTCCTTCTGAACAACAAATGATTGAAGAGAATGCTCGTTATATGAGTATTGATTTAGGGATTGATAACCTTGCAACCATCGTAACAAACACAGGTATGAAACCTGTCCTTGTTAAGGGCAAACATGTCAAAAGCATAAATCAATATTACAACAAAATGAAGAGTCATTTTACAAGCATTCTTAGAAATGGAAAACAAACGAATGAAGGACCTTTTACTTCTAAAAGGATAGAAAAACTTCATCAAAAACGTTACTTGAAAATAAAAGACGTCTTCCATAAAGTTAGTCACCATATCGTAAAACTAGCTCAAGAAGAAGAAGTTTGTAAAATCGTTATTGGTCAAAACAAAAGTTGGAAACAAGAAACGAATATGGGAAAAAGAAATAACCAATCGTTTTGTCATATCCCGCACAATTTACTGATTCAAATGATTACATACAAAGCAAATGCTGTAGGCATTCAAGTTGTTGTAACTGAAGAATCATATACATCGAAAGCAAGTTTTCTGGATAACGACTTCATTCCAACGTATGGAGAAAATGACCAAAATACAACTTTTTCAGGAAAACGAATAGAGCGCGGCATATATCGTTCAGCAAATAAAACTTTAATTAATGCTGATGTAAATGCTGCGGCTAACATTTTACGAAAAGTAATCCCAAATGCATGGACAAATGGGATAGAGGGGTTAGGCGTGAAACAGCTCGCTAATGTGTTAACTCCTCTGACGTTAATCGTCCGTTAG
- a CDS encoding FtsX-like permease family protein, with the protein MSLCRLARKNIRTFATKRMKQFIWIAMSTMILFFMISLQFNEGAIWKVGDTFVFQMYFYTLFIVLIFICIFTTYQMMYSLLHVRREEFTSYVAENMKRKEVLCLLFQEQLFIYGAAFVFGLINGMLFLKLFTVIFMKIAGIQGVNSAPITIYAIVVVSIIMIVILLLSMVQCFRFVQSLQDKNSLHFKKNRNVRSFLL; encoded by the coding sequence ATGTCTTTATGTCGGCTAGCGAGAAAAAATATTAGAACATTTGCTACCAAAAGGATGAAGCAATTTATTTGGATTGCTATGAGTACTATGATTTTGTTTTTTATGATATCGTTACAATTTAATGAAGGAGCCATTTGGAAAGTAGGGGATACATTTGTATTTCAAATGTATTTTTACACGCTGTTTATTGTACTAATTTTCATATGTATTTTTACTACATATCAAATGATGTACTCCCTTTTGCATGTGAGGAGAGAGGAGTTTACATCTTATGTAGCAGAAAATATGAAAAGAAAAGAAGTGCTATGTTTATTATTTCAGGAGCAATTATTCATTTATGGAGCAGCATTTGTTTTCGGATTAATTAATGGGATGCTATTTTTAAAATTATTTACGGTTATCTTTATGAAAATCGCAGGGATACAAGGAGTAAATAGTGCGCCAATTACAATATATGCAATAGTAGTAGTGAGTATAATTATGATTGTTATCCTTCTATTATCGATGGTGCAATGTTTTCGATTTGTTCAAAGTTTACAAGATAAAAATTCGTTGCATTTTAAGAAAAACAGAAACGTACGTTCTTTTTTGCTATAA
- the alsR gene encoding acetoin biosynthesis transcriptional regulator AlsR, with product MELRHLQYFVVVAEELHFGRAAARLQMTQPPLSQQIQQLEKEMGVTLFSRTKRKVELTEAGEMFLKEVKKAFEQIEKAVEVAQSAQRGEVGSLSIGFVGAAIYDILPSIVREYRKKFPRVSVALHELSTPDQVHALHDNRIDIGFLRPPIPTQLLELEPIQRLSCTLCLPKAHPLAEKDEIHIEDLRDEPFVFITRPVWPALYDTILSLCREVGFSPRIVQEATEYQTVMGLVAAGIGITVIPVSANKLYKTEVVYKELYDSNFVAEMSVAYKKMNSNPELLEFLKIAREKKRIEVEDE from the coding sequence ATGGAATTACGGCATTTGCAATATTTTGTTGTTGTGGCAGAAGAGTTACACTTTGGACGGGCGGCTGCTCGTTTACAAATGACACAGCCACCACTTAGTCAACAAATACAGCAATTAGAAAAAGAAATGGGAGTTACATTATTTTCAAGAACGAAAAGAAAGGTTGAACTAACAGAAGCAGGAGAAATGTTTTTAAAAGAAGTAAAAAAAGCGTTTGAACAAATTGAAAAAGCAGTAGAAGTTGCACAAAGTGCGCAAAGGGGAGAAGTGGGATCACTTTCAATTGGTTTTGTAGGTGCAGCGATATACGATATTTTACCATCAATTGTTAGGGAATATAGAAAGAAATTTCCGAGAGTGTCTGTTGCATTACATGAATTGTCAACACCAGATCAAGTTCATGCACTTCATGATAACCGTATTGATATTGGCTTTTTACGTCCGCCAATTCCAACACAATTATTAGAATTAGAGCCAATTCAAAGGTTATCTTGCACCTTATGTTTACCAAAGGCACATCCGCTTGCAGAGAAAGATGAAATACATATAGAAGATTTACGAGATGAGCCGTTTGTATTTATTACGAGACCAGTATGGCCAGCTTTATATGATACAATTTTATCTCTTTGCAGAGAAGTTGGATTTAGTCCGCGTATTGTACAAGAAGCAACAGAGTATCAAACAGTTATGGGGCTTGTAGCAGCAGGAATTGGAATTACAGTAATACCCGTGTCGGCAAATAAGTTATATAAAACAGAAGTTGTATATAAAGAGTTATATGATTCTAATTTTGTTGCAGAAATGTCAGTGGCTTACAAAAAAATGAATAGTAATCCAGAGCTACTAGAGTTTTTAAAAATTGCAAGAGAGAAGAAAAGAATAGAAGTAGAAGATGAGTAA
- a CDS encoding CidA/LrgA family holin-like protein yields the protein MKWWKLSGQILLLFCFAWTGEWIAKQAHLPVPGSIIGIFLLLISLKFNLVKKEWIQDGADFLLKELILFFIPSAVAVIRYRDTLTQYGIDLILIIMISTLCVTLVTGLLTELLLKRKGSTQ from the coding sequence ATGAAATGGTGGAAGTTAAGCGGACAAATTTTGTTACTATTTTGTTTCGCTTGGACAGGTGAATGGATTGCAAAACAGGCACACCTCCCAGTTCCAGGAAGTATAATCGGTATTTTTTTATTATTAATTTCATTAAAATTTAACCTAGTTAAAAAAGAATGGATACAGGACGGAGCAGATTTTTTATTAAAAGAACTTATTTTATTTTTCATCCCTTCTGCAGTCGCTGTCATACGTTACAGAGATACACTAACACAATATGGAATCGATCTCATTTTAATTATTATGATTAGCACTCTTTGCGTTACCTTAGTTACAGGACTTTTAACAGAATTGCTACTAAAGCGGAAAGGATCAACGCAATGA
- a CDS encoding LrgB family protein: MIGFLCLLLTLFTYWISKKMYQRWNWSLLSPLLVCPIILIALLLGLDTPYETYESGGHWLTELLKPATVAFAWPIYKYFDLLKKHGMAILLNVIVGSFLSVITSALLANYFQIDSSLEHSLAPHIVTTPIAMAISEMIGGMSQLTAVFVVLTALTGALLGPSLIRICRIKTAIAKGIMLGTSANGTGTSKAFEIGPVEGTIASLSMLLTAGASLVIVPLFLSWIH; the protein is encoded by the coding sequence ATGATCGGATTTCTTTGTTTACTATTAACACTATTCACATATTGGATATCAAAAAAAATGTATCAACGCTGGAATTGGAGTCTACTTTCTCCTCTTCTCGTCTGTCCCATTATTTTAATTGCTTTATTGCTCGGATTAGATACACCTTATGAAACATATGAATCTGGTGGTCACTGGTTAACTGAATTATTAAAACCCGCAACAGTTGCTTTTGCATGGCCAATCTATAAATACTTTGATTTATTAAAGAAACATGGAATGGCTATCTTACTTAATGTCATTGTCGGTTCGTTTTTATCAGTCATTACTTCAGCACTACTAGCAAATTATTTTCAAATTGATTCATCACTAGAACATAGTTTAGCGCCACATATCGTAACAACACCAATCGCAATGGCTATTTCAGAAATGATTGGTGGTATGTCACAATTAACTGCTGTATTTGTCGTTTTAACTGCCTTAACAGGAGCATTGCTCGGTCCTTCTCTCATACGTATTTGCCGTATTAAAACAGCAATCGCAAAAGGTATTATGTTAGGAACGAGCGCAAATGGAACCGGTACATCAAAAGCATTCGAAATCGGTCCTGTGGAAGGAACAATTGCAAGTTTATCCATGCTTTTAACAGCAGGCGCTAGTTTGGTTATCGTTCCGCTTTTCTTGTCTTGGATACATTAA
- a CDS encoding NUDIX hydrolase, whose translation MERWIGSAAVCVNEKNEVLMVLQGKEGEEKRWSVPSGGLEKGETLEECCIREVWEETGYNVEVVNKIYEKEGITYGIPVYVHYYFVKQIGGNMKIQDPDELIHEIAWKGIYEVEQLCLAFPEDYELLCQYINKEASM comes from the coding sequence ATGGAGAGATGGATAGGTAGTGCAGCGGTATGTGTAAATGAAAAAAATGAAGTTTTAATGGTATTGCAGGGCAAAGAGGGAGAAGAAAAAAGGTGGTCTGTCCCAAGTGGAGGACTTGAAAAGGGAGAGACACTAGAAGAATGTTGTATCAGGGAAGTTTGGGAAGAAACGGGTTACAATGTGGAAGTTGTAAATAAAATATATGAAAAAGAGGGTATTACATACGGAATTCCAGTGTATGTCCATTATTATTTTGTTAAACAAATAGGCGGTAATATGAAAATCCAAGATCCTGATGAGTTAATACATGAAATTGCTTGGAAAGGGATATATGAAGTTGAACAATTGTGTTTAGCTTTTCCAGAGGATTATGAATTGCTGTGCCAATATATAAATAAAGAAGCAAGTATGTAA
- a CDS encoding DUF3903 domain-containing protein, with translation MISNYVVECVFCEENRKPRQAIVTVPATTQLLALEKVRAECKRRFGKTVLLQTEIKEEIIFEQKES, from the coding sequence ATGATTTCTAATTATGTTGTGGAATGTGTCTTTTGTGAAGAAAATCGAAAACCTCGCCAAGCTATTGTCACAGTTCCCGCCACTACTCAGCTACTAGCCCTTGAAAAAGTGCGCGCGGAATGCAAACGTCGCTTCGGAAAAACTGTATTATTGCAAACAGAAATTAAAGAAGAAATAATTTTCGAACAAAAAGAAAGCTGA
- a CDS encoding sulfite exporter TauE/SafE family protein encodes MAIIITMLVMGILLGFVGAGGAGFIIAILTLVFQIPIHVALATSLTAMAFTTLSGVVSHYREGNVALIIGGIVGGFGAIGSYIGSKFGLLIPAHLLHWFTAGMLFLSAIFMFIKLIMFQKKEQSSLYKHKEFSVKYLLKCVCLGLVTGMMAGSFGIGSAPFIQLGLMVLLGLTIQQSVGTTMLVILPIAIGGGLGYSSEGYLDYILLLQVLIGTMLGAYIGAKFTNYAPRTLLRFSMIMTPVLAGCMLLME; translated from the coding sequence GTGGCAATTATTATAACAATGTTAGTAATGGGTATTTTATTAGGATTTGTTGGAGCTGGAGGAGCTGGATTTATTATCGCGATACTCACTTTGGTATTCCAAATTCCTATTCATGTTGCTCTTGCAACATCTTTAACTGCAATGGCATTTACGACATTATCAGGTGTTGTAAGTCATTACCGTGAAGGCAATGTTGCACTTATTATAGGTGGGATTGTTGGGGGATTTGGCGCAATTGGCTCTTATATTGGTTCTAAATTTGGTTTACTTATACCAGCACATCTTCTTCATTGGTTTACAGCTGGGATGTTATTTTTATCGGCAATTTTTATGTTTATTAAATTAATTATGTTCCAAAAAAAAGAACAGTCGTCTTTATATAAACATAAAGAGTTTTCCGTGAAATACTTGTTGAAATGTGTATGCCTTGGATTAGTTACTGGAATGATGGCTGGTTCATTTGGGATTGGTTCTGCACCGTTTATTCAACTTGGATTAATGGTTCTATTGGGACTTACGATTCAGCAATCTGTAGGGACAACAATGCTTGTTATATTACCGATTGCAATTGGAGGCGGGCTAGGATATAGTTCGGAAGGATATTTAGATTATATATTGTTATTGCAAGTATTGATTGGGACCATGTTAGGGGCATACATTGGTGCGAAGTTTACAAATTATGCACCGCGAACGCTTTTGAGGTTTTCGATGATTATGACACCGGTTTTAGCTGGATGTATGCTATTGATGGAATAA
- a CDS encoding BC1881 family protein, whose protein sequence is MKAIPTDVLSKELMEREGVISITVKEFEKIEVAGVVVAGPAVILINQD, encoded by the coding sequence GTGAAAGCAATCCCGACTGATGTCCTGAGTAAAGAATTGATGGAAAGAGAAGGAGTTATCTCTATTACAGTAAAGGAATTTGAAAAGATAGAAGTAGCTGGAGTGGTGGTCGCTGGTCCAGCAGTTATTTTGATTAATCAAGATTAA